A window of the Desulfopila inferna genome harbors these coding sequences:
- a CDS encoding LL-diaminopimelate aminotransferase, protein MITINEHYLKLQASYLFSDIARRVTAFQEMNPEKNIIKLGIGDVTRALPQACVEAFHQAVDEMASDTGFRGYGPEQGYDFLRQAIAENDFRARGADISSAEIFISDGAKCDTGNIQELFSQDIIIAIPDPVYPVYLDTNVMAGRTGKYKDGRYEGIVYLEATKENGFVPQLPKQKVDLIYLCFPNNPTGSTISKDELKTWVEYAKENNALILFDAAYEAFIRDESLPRTIYEIEGAKEVAIEFRSFSKSAGFTGTRCAYTVVPKECRAFDKDGNIHHVHDLWNRRHCTKFNGVSYPVQRAAAAVYSESGKQQTAELIRYYLRNADLICKEIKALGYEYDGGENSPYIWIDGKRNSWDFFDLLLNSTGVVCTPGAGFGSCGEGYIRLSAFNSYENVAEAMTRIRRELG, encoded by the coding sequence ATGATAACCATTAATGAGCATTATTTAAAACTCCAGGCTTCATATCTTTTTTCCGATATCGCTCGACGGGTTACAGCATTTCAGGAAATGAACCCCGAAAAAAATATCATCAAGCTCGGCATCGGAGATGTCACCCGGGCCCTTCCCCAGGCTTGCGTGGAGGCTTTTCATCAGGCAGTCGATGAGATGGCCTCAGATACAGGTTTTCGAGGTTATGGTCCCGAACAGGGATACGACTTCCTCCGTCAGGCCATCGCCGAAAACGATTTTCGTGCTCGAGGGGCAGATATTTCTTCAGCTGAAATATTCATAAGCGATGGCGCAAAATGCGATACCGGCAATATCCAGGAACTCTTCAGCCAGGATATCATCATTGCCATACCGGATCCTGTCTATCCTGTCTATTTAGACACCAATGTTATGGCTGGTCGCACCGGAAAATACAAAGATGGAAGATATGAAGGAATAGTGTATCTTGAGGCAACCAAAGAGAACGGATTTGTTCCTCAACTGCCCAAACAGAAAGTTGATCTTATTTATCTCTGCTTTCCCAACAATCCCACCGGTTCGACAATTTCCAAGGATGAACTGAAAACCTGGGTTGAATATGCAAAAGAAAATAACGCGCTGATTCTCTTTGATGCCGCTTATGAAGCTTTTATCCGGGATGAAAGCCTGCCAAGAACCATTTATGAAATTGAAGGCGCCAAGGAAGTAGCCATCGAGTTCAGAAGTTTTTCGAAAAGCGCCGGATTCACAGGAACACGTTGTGCCTATACTGTTGTACCAAAAGAATGCAGAGCATTTGACAAAGATGGAAATATTCATCATGTTCATGATCTCTGGAATCGAAGGCACTGTACTAAATTCAATGGTGTCTCATATCCGGTGCAGCGCGCCGCGGCCGCGGTTTACAGCGAATCGGGAAAGCAGCAGACAGCGGAGCTTATCCGGTATTATCTTCGCAATGCCGATCTCATCTGCAAGGAAATAAAGGCACTGGGGTACGAATATGATGGGGGCGAAAACTCTCCTTACATCTGGATAGACGGCAAAAGAAATTCCTGGGACTTTTTCGATCTGCTGTTAAATTCAACGGGAGTGGTTTGTACTCCAGGTGCAGGGTTTGGTAGCTGCGGGGAAGGTTACATCAGGCTGTCGGCCTTCAACAGTTATGAAAATGTTGCAGAAGCAATGACGCGAATCCGCCGTGAGTTAGGTTGA
- a CDS encoding helix-turn-helix domain-containing protein, with protein MKASMVAKITGLQPGTVRKIWSSFAKEGEKSLIGKDRGGRRNSHLSKEEEKLFLTPFFKKAEKGKVLIVAEIKDAYQEHIGKEVPKSTIYRLLSRHGWKRQPGKATAEGEQDSTKTNMKEYWIEGCSQVLHPERTGNISQQWLNSTLNSMIMKESS; from the coding sequence ATGAAAGCATCTATGGTGGCAAAGATTACCGGTCTGCAGCCCGGTACGGTTCGAAAAATCTGGTCATCCTTCGCCAAAGAGGGTGAAAAATCCCTGATCGGTAAAGACCGCGGCGGCCGCAGAAACAGCCATTTAAGCAAGGAGGAAGAAAAGCTTTTTCTGACTCCGTTTTTTAAAAAGGCAGAAAAAGGCAAGGTATTGATAGTTGCCGAGATCAAAGATGCCTACCAGGAACACATCGGAAAGGAAGTACCAAAATCAACTATTTACAGATTACTTTCAAGGCACGGCTGGAAACGGCAACCTGGAAAGGCGACCGCGGAAGGTGAGCAGGACAGCACTAAAACCAACATGAAAGAGTACTGGATAGAGGGCTGCTCTCAGGTGCTTCATCCTGAACGTACAGGTAATATCTCACAGCAATGGCTCAACAGCACGCTTAACAGCATGATCATGAAGGAATCATCATGA
- the ispH gene encoding 4-hydroxy-3-methylbut-2-enyl diphosphate reductase translates to MDKFAKEIIVASPRGFCAGVVRAIETVRNTLAKYGAPVYVLHEIVHNKHVIRELEEKGAVFVTGLEDIPVGKICIFSAHGVSISIEEKANSLGLRTIDATCPLVSSIHRIVERYNRQDYDIIIIGHHNHPEVEGTSGRISRNVHIIASEYEAKELRLERPERCAYVTQTTLSQDDIVKIRNILIERFPRIESSKSNTCYATQNRQDAVKRLARNTDVILVVGSKNSSNSNRLREVAIQSGVPAYLIDDKNDIETDWMEGRYSIGITAGASAPERLVEGVVDWISKRWTVTYKEMEGKEKKIYFRPADTR, encoded by the coding sequence ATGGACAAATTTGCAAAAGAAATAATTGTCGCTTCTCCCAGAGGCTTCTGTGCTGGAGTTGTCAGAGCCATTGAGACTGTGCGCAACACCCTGGCAAAATATGGAGCTCCTGTATATGTGCTCCATGAAATCGTGCATAATAAGCATGTAATCCGTGAACTCGAGGAAAAAGGTGCTGTTTTTGTAACAGGGCTCGAAGATATTCCCGTAGGTAAGATATGTATATTTAGTGCCCATGGAGTATCTATCTCAATTGAGGAAAAAGCAAATTCTCTGGGTCTAAGGACAATAGATGCAACATGCCCGTTGGTCAGCTCGATTCATAGAATTGTTGAACGTTATAACAGACAGGATTACGATATTATTATTATCGGCCATCATAATCACCCTGAGGTCGAAGGCACCTCCGGCAGGATCAGCCGGAATGTCCATATAATTGCCAGTGAATATGAGGCAAAAGAACTGCGCCTCGAAAGACCGGAGCGATGCGCTTATGTAACGCAAACTACATTGAGTCAAGATGATATAGTAAAGATACGGAATATTCTGATTGAAAGGTTTCCCCGGATAGAAAGCTCAAAATCAAACACGTGCTATGCCACCCAGAATCGACAGGATGCCGTTAAGCGGCTGGCGCGAAATACAGATGTCATACTTGTAGTTGGATCGAAAAACAGTTCCAATTCGAACAGGTTGAGGGAGGTTGCTATTCAGTCTGGAGTTCCTGCCTATCTGATAGATGATAAAAATGATATCGAAACAGATTGGATGGAAGGACGCTACTCTATAGGAATAACGGCAGGAGCGTCCGCACCGGAGAGGCTGGTCGAAGGTGTTGTCGACTGGATCAGCAAGCGCTGGACTGTTACTTACAAAGAGATGGAAGGCAAAGAAAAGAAGATATATTTCAGGCCGGCTGACACTCGTTAA
- the pepN gene encoding aminopeptidase N, giving the protein MKKTDHRTVYRKDYRPSSYLISTIHLLFRLSPEKTTVVATTEFYRNAAAGKCNRLSLDGEFLKLIDITMDAASLDDEMFAVSAKDLTLYNPPEKFTLKVTTEINPQSNTALSGLYRSGGNYCSQCEAEGYRRITYSLDRPDVLASFTTRIEADRDECPVMLSNGNLMEQGRLENNRHYTSWHDPHPKPSYLFALVAGDLSSIQDHFLTQSGKEILLQVFVELKNIEKCEFAMASLKKAMRWDEEQYGREYDLDNYMIVAVDDFNMGAMENKGLNIFNSKYVLASPESATDQDYTGIEGVIAHEYFHNWSGNRVTCRDWFQLSLKEGLTVFRDQQFSAAMNSRAVQRIHDVNILRNSQFREDAGPMAHPVRPDSYVEINNFYTVTVYNKGAEVVRMLHTILGKKKFRQGMDLYFCRYDGKAVTCDDFVDAMAEASGLNLEQFKLWYSQSGTPVLEVTEEWNEDKKEYSLKITQKCDPTPGQQDKMPFHIPVEIALLQSQPEHDGGESHLLELRDREQEYIFPGLREKPVLSFLRNFTAPVQVKIAQSREELCFRMAHDNDLFNRWDAAFQLSVQIIRETYDILSREEKPCVNKRYMDAFSICLRDYTDAALTAQALTLPTESYLVQQLEVVEPEVLHRAVNEVKKSLAVHLREDFRKIYTVCKGTGEYSISPLAMGRRSLKNRCLAFLMTPDVADQESIRTCLEQYQRQENMTDVIAALSALSHLDCSEREDAFSDFYNKWRDDSLVVDKWLSLQALSSLPGTLKNVRKLMNHQSFSLENPNKVRSLIGSFCSLNHARFHDHSGDGYKFLAEQVLQLDRINPQIAARLLTPLSSYRRYTPRLKVMMEEELQAIISHEGLSADVYEIVERCLD; this is encoded by the coding sequence ATGAAAAAAACAGATCACCGAACTGTGTACAGGAAAGACTATCGACCATCTTCCTATCTTATAAGTACCATACATTTGCTGTTTCGACTCAGCCCCGAAAAAACGACCGTGGTGGCTACTACGGAATTTTATCGAAATGCTGCTGCCGGCAAATGCAATCGGCTGTCTCTGGACGGTGAATTCCTCAAATTGATCGATATTACCATGGATGCCGCCTCTCTGGATGATGAAATGTTTGCAGTCAGTGCAAAAGATCTGACACTCTATAATCCGCCGGAGAAATTTACTCTCAAGGTAACAACTGAAATCAATCCGCAAAGCAATACTGCCCTGAGCGGTCTGTATAGAAGCGGCGGCAATTATTGCAGCCAGTGCGAAGCTGAAGGCTATCGCAGAATTACCTACTCTCTTGATCGTCCTGATGTCCTGGCCTCATTTACCACCCGAATAGAAGCGGACAGGGATGAATGCCCGGTCATGCTTTCAAACGGCAATCTCATGGAACAGGGAAGACTTGAGAATAACAGGCATTATACAAGCTGGCATGATCCCCACCCGAAACCAAGTTATCTCTTTGCCCTTGTGGCTGGAGACCTATCTTCTATTCAGGATCATTTCTTAACACAATCAGGCAAAGAAATTCTACTGCAGGTCTTTGTCGAGCTGAAAAACATTGAAAAATGCGAATTTGCCATGGCTTCCCTGAAAAAGGCAATGAGGTGGGATGAAGAACAGTATGGCCGTGAGTATGATCTTGATAATTATATGATAGTAGCCGTTGATGACTTCAATATGGGTGCAATGGAAAATAAAGGTCTGAATATATTCAACTCCAAATATGTCTTAGCTTCACCGGAAAGTGCAACGGATCAGGATTATACCGGGATAGAAGGGGTAATCGCCCACGAATATTTCCATAACTGGTCCGGCAACAGGGTAACGTGTCGAGACTGGTTTCAATTAAGCCTGAAGGAAGGGTTGACTGTTTTTCGCGATCAACAATTTTCCGCCGCTATGAATTCTAGAGCCGTGCAGAGAATACATGATGTAAATATCCTCAGAAATAGTCAGTTTCGCGAAGACGCCGGCCCTATGGCACACCCGGTACGACCTGATTCCTATGTTGAAATCAACAATTTTTACACTGTCACGGTGTATAACAAGGGAGCTGAAGTGGTTAGAATGCTTCATACCATCCTTGGTAAGAAAAAATTCAGGCAGGGCATGGATCTGTATTTCTGCAGGTACGACGGAAAAGCAGTAACCTGTGATGACTTTGTTGATGCGATGGCGGAAGCCTCAGGGCTTAATCTTGAACAATTCAAGCTGTGGTACTCACAGTCCGGCACCCCTGTGCTGGAAGTGACGGAAGAGTGGAATGAGGACAAAAAGGAATATTCGCTTAAAATTACCCAGAAGTGTGATCCGACACCGGGGCAGCAGGACAAGATGCCTTTCCATATTCCGGTTGAGATTGCTTTGCTGCAATCCCAGCCCGAGCATGATGGAGGGGAGTCTCATCTACTGGAACTAAGAGACAGGGAGCAGGAATATATCTTTCCAGGTCTCCGGGAAAAGCCTGTTCTTTCATTTCTTCGCAATTTCACCGCACCGGTACAGGTTAAGATAGCCCAAAGCCGTGAGGAACTTTGCTTTCGCATGGCTCATGACAATGATCTTTTTAACAGATGGGATGCCGCTTTTCAGTTATCTGTACAAATCATAAGAGAAACTTACGATATCCTCTCCCGGGAGGAGAAACCTTGTGTGAATAAAAGGTATATGGATGCATTTTCCATTTGTCTGCGGGATTATACAGATGCGGCTCTGACTGCCCAGGCTCTCACCCTGCCAACAGAATCATATCTTGTTCAGCAACTGGAGGTCGTCGAACCGGAAGTGCTCCATCGTGCTGTAAATGAAGTAAAGAAATCATTAGCTGTCCACCTCCGGGAAGATTTTCGAAAAATATACACTGTCTGTAAGGGTACTGGTGAATATTCAATATCTCCGCTCGCCATGGGGAGACGGAGTTTGAAAAACCGTTGTCTCGCCTTTTTGATGACTCCGGATGTTGCAGATCAGGAAAGTATCCGAACCTGTTTGGAACAATATCAACGCCAGGAGAATATGACGGATGTCATTGCAGCATTATCCGCTTTGTCTCATTTGGATTGTAGCGAGAGAGAAGATGCATTCTCGGATTTTTACAATAAATGGCGCGATGATTCTCTCGTGGTTGATAAATGGCTGTCCCTGCAGGCTCTATCGTCTCTCCCCGGAACCCTGAAAAACGTCAGGAAATTAATGAACCATCAGTCCTTTTCCCTGGAAAACCCAAACAAAGTGCGTTCGCTTATCGGCTCTTTCTGCAGTTTGAATCATGCCCGTTTTCATGATCATAGCGGAGATGGTTATAAATTTCTGGCAGAGCAGGTCCTGCAGCTGGATCGAATAAATCCCCAGATAGCCGCAAGGCTGCTGACCCCCCTCAGCTCATACAGACGATACACCCCCAGGCTCAAGGTAATGATGGAGGAGGAGCTCCAGGCTATTATCTCCCATGAGGGTCTATCTGCCGACGTTTATGAAATTGTGGAAAGATGCCTCGATTAG
- a CDS encoding TRAP transporter substrate-binding protein, giving the protein MFRKVTTSLAAFAISAAFLAGPVLGADPVVIKFAHVVAENTPKGQAANKFKDLVEERLNGKVVVEVFPNSQLFGDNKVLEAMLLGDVQLAAPSLSKFERYTEKLMIFDLPFLFKDMAAVEKFQKSDAGVKLLESLERRGLVGLGYLHNGMKQLSSSTALRVPEDAAGLKFRIMTSDVLAAQFQAVGAVPLKKPFSEVFTLLQTKAIDGQENTWSNIYSKKFFEIQPYITESNHGVLDYMVVTSKEFWMGLPDDLRIEIKKALDEAIVFGNMIAEKKSVEDRQKIVDSGRSEIIQLTDAERAQWVEAMKPVWKQFEEKIGEDLIDAAYNSNM; this is encoded by the coding sequence TAACTACCTCACTAGCAGCGTTCGCAATTTCAGCCGCGTTTTTAGCCGGTCCCGTTCTTGGGGCGGATCCTGTGGTAATCAAATTTGCTCATGTTGTCGCTGAGAATACCCCTAAAGGCCAGGCTGCTAACAAGTTTAAAGACCTTGTAGAGGAGCGTTTAAACGGTAAAGTTGTAGTAGAGGTATTTCCGAACTCACAGCTTTTTGGCGACAATAAGGTTCTCGAGGCAATGCTGCTGGGAGATGTTCAGCTTGCCGCACCGAGTCTGTCGAAATTCGAGCGTTATACCGAAAAATTAATGATATTCGACCTGCCTTTTCTGTTCAAGGATATGGCTGCAGTTGAAAAATTTCAAAAATCAGATGCCGGTGTTAAGCTACTTGAATCACTTGAAAGAAGAGGCCTGGTGGGCCTCGGGTATCTTCATAATGGTATGAAGCAGCTTTCCTCCAGTACAGCCTTGAGAGTGCCGGAAGATGCTGCCGGACTCAAGTTCAGAATCATGACATCCGACGTTCTTGCCGCTCAATTTCAGGCTGTGGGTGCGGTACCGTTGAAAAAACCGTTTTCTGAAGTCTTTACGCTGTTGCAGACCAAGGCAATCGACGGACAGGAGAATACCTGGTCCAATATTTATTCCAAGAAATTTTTTGAGATCCAGCCGTATATAACCGAATCAAACCATGGTGTTCTCGATTACATGGTTGTAACCTCAAAAGAATTCTGGATGGGACTGCCGGACGATCTGAGAATCGAGATCAAAAAAGCTCTGGATGAAGCCATCGTTTTCGGCAACATGATTGCGGAGAAGAAATCCGTTGAGGATCGTCAAAAAATCGTGGACTCCGGACGCAGTGAAATTATCCAGCTGACCGATGCCGAAAGGGCACAATGGGTAGAAGCGATGAAGCCTGTCTGGAAGCAATTCGAGGAGAAAATAGGCGAAGATCTCATCGATGCGGCTTACAATTCAAATATGTAA
- a CDS encoding long-chain-fatty-acid--CoA ligase, with product MNNPEELNQEYPWLKSYDSGVPFYLNYEDLLLPDFLKRSASQFPDTVALQFQGYEMSYRQLDERVNAFAVVLLDFGVKKGDSVGILLPNTIPCVIAYYAILRIGAIAVMNCPLYSDRELLHQFGDSGIKVLITLDLLGNRMIDLREQTQIKQIVITSIGDYLPFPQNFLFPLVAKRKKLAASVKKANDVYMWGDVMNSTQKGEIRGDIGFADIAMYQYTGGTTGRAKGVILTHENMSKQVQQIAAWFPELKKGAETLLGALPFFHVFGLSGAMNFSIYMAWGNILVPRPEPDKLLQTIKKYRPSFGPLVPTMYIGLINHPDIKKVDMTCFKGFFSGSAPLPLEVLREFEEMTGAVIAEGYGLTESSPVTHINPFNGQRKEGSIGIPIPDTLSKIVDVIDPQLEISSGNPGELLVKGPQVMKGYLHLDEETHNVLEDGWLRTGDVATMDEDGYFFIVDRIKDMVISGGFNVYPREIDEIIYLHPQVKEVSSVGIPHPTRGEQVKSFVVLMEGADVTAEELLDLCRKNLAKYKLPTSIEFIDELPKTIVGKIQKGALKKRSFNILE from the coding sequence ATGAACAATCCCGAAGAGCTGAATCAGGAATATCCCTGGTTGAAATCGTATGATTCCGGAGTGCCTTTTTATCTGAATTACGAAGATCTCCTCTTGCCTGATTTCCTCAAGAGAAGTGCGTCGCAATTTCCAGATACGGTAGCCCTTCAGTTTCAGGGATATGAAATGAGTTATAGGCAACTCGATGAGAGAGTCAACGCCTTTGCCGTTGTACTGCTCGATTTCGGTGTCAAGAAAGGCGACAGTGTTGGAATACTGCTGCCAAATACCATTCCCTGCGTTATCGCCTATTATGCAATTCTGAGGATTGGAGCGATTGCAGTCATGAACTGCCCTCTTTATTCCGACAGAGAGCTTCTGCATCAGTTTGGAGATAGTGGGATCAAGGTTCTGATTACCTTGGATCTGCTGGGAAACAGAATGATCGACCTGCGTGAGCAGACTCAAATTAAACAGATTGTAATAACCTCGATCGGTGACTATCTGCCATTCCCCCAAAATTTCCTTTTCCCGCTGGTAGCTAAAAGGAAAAAACTGGCAGCCAGCGTCAAAAAAGCCAATGATGTCTATATGTGGGGCGATGTAATGAACTCCACACAAAAAGGAGAAATTCGTGGTGACATTGGTTTCGCGGATATTGCAATGTATCAATATACCGGTGGGACTACCGGCCGTGCCAAAGGTGTGATCCTCACTCACGAAAACATGAGCAAGCAGGTGCAGCAGATTGCCGCTTGGTTCCCGGAGCTCAAGAAAGGCGCGGAAACATTGCTTGGAGCGCTGCCGTTTTTTCATGTCTTCGGCCTCAGCGGAGCAATGAATTTTTCGATCTACATGGCTTGGGGAAATATTCTGGTACCCAGGCCCGAGCCCGACAAGCTCCTTCAGACTATTAAGAAATACAGACCTTCGTTTGGGCCTTTGGTTCCAACCATGTATATCGGCTTGATCAATCATCCGGATATTAAAAAAGTGGATATGACCTGCTTCAAAGGGTTCTTTTCCGGAAGTGCTCCTTTGCCTCTTGAGGTTTTGCGGGAATTTGAAGAAATGACAGGGGCAGTTATTGCCGAGGGATACGGATTGACTGAATCTTCGCCGGTGACCCACATCAATCCCTTCAATGGACAGCGGAAGGAGGGCAGCATAGGCATTCCCATACCTGATACCCTGAGCAAAATTGTCGATGTAATCGACCCGCAGCTGGAAATCAGCTCTGGAAATCCGGGTGAGCTGCTTGTCAAAGGCCCGCAGGTAATGAAAGGATACCTCCACCTCGATGAGGAGACACACAATGTTCTCGAGGATGGCTGGTTGCGAACCGGCGATGTCGCCACTATGGATGAAGATGGCTACTTTTTTATAGTGGATCGGATTAAAGACATGGTTATTTCAGGTGGATTTAATGTCTATCCTCGTGAAATTGATGAAATTATTTATCTCCACCCGCAGGTGAAGGAGGTTTCCTCAGTAGGTATTCCGCACCCGACACGAGGAGAGCAGGTTAAAAGCTTTGTTGTACTTATGGAGGGGGCCGATGTCACGGCAGAGGAGCTCCTCGATTTATGCAGAAAGAACCTGGCAAAATACAAGCTTCCTACCAGCATTGAATTTATAGATGAATTGCCAAAGACCATAGTTGGTAAAATTCAAAAGGGTGCGTTGAAAAAGCGTTCTTTCAACATCCTAGAGTAA
- a CDS encoding TRAP transporter large permease translates to MTTAALFILLFGCMLLGMPIALALGLSSIGTILMFSSDSLASISLKLFEALSEHYTLLAIPFFILSSAFLSTGGVAKRIIRFALSVVGHVHGGIAMASVVACMIFAAVSGSSPATVAAIGTIVIAGMVRAGYPKAFAAGVIANAGTLGILIPPSIVMLVYAAATEVSAARMFMAGFLPGLMMGLMLMIVIYIVARIKKIPCQPWAGFSEVLASGISASGGLMLIIIVLGSIYGGIASPTEAAAVSAVYAFMVAVWGYRDIGPLKDSPWRKKGEGVGQMLFRNGYRIVYAVPQCFLDKEVRKVVLDASKVSIMLLFIIANAMLFAHVLTTERIPHTIAALIIEMGLSPWMFLVVVNILLLIAGNFMEPSAILLIMAPILFPIALQLGIDPIHLGIIMVVNMEIGMLTPPVGLNLFVTSGITGESMGWVIKAALPWLCVLLVFLMCITYIPQISLFLPELIDKIKGY, encoded by the coding sequence ATGACCACTGCCGCACTATTTATTCTTCTCTTTGGCTGTATGCTTTTGGGTATGCCTATAGCACTTGCCCTTGGCTTGTCCAGTATCGGTACCATTCTGATGTTTTCCAGTGACTCGCTTGCTTCAATTTCCTTAAAACTTTTTGAAGCGCTTTCGGAACATTATACCTTGCTGGCTATTCCTTTCTTCATTCTGTCGTCAGCATTCTTGTCAACCGGTGGCGTTGCCAAGCGGATTATTCGTTTCGCTTTAAGCGTCGTTGGACATGTTCATGGGGGTATCGCCATGGCATCCGTTGTTGCCTGTATGATATTCGCCGCCGTCTCCGGATCCTCGCCGGCCACGGTTGCGGCAATCGGCACAATTGTCATTGCGGGTATGGTACGGGCCGGATATCCCAAGGCATTTGCCGCAGGAGTTATAGCCAATGCAGGAACCCTTGGAATCCTCATACCACCGTCGATCGTTATGCTGGTATATGCAGCAGCAACTGAAGTATCTGCAGCCAGGATGTTCATGGCCGGCTTTCTGCCTGGATTGATGATGGGCCTTATGCTCATGATCGTTATATACATTGTTGCCAGAATCAAAAAAATACCCTGTCAGCCGTGGGCTGGTTTCAGCGAAGTTCTAGCTTCCGGAATCAGTGCATCGGGCGGATTGATGCTGATTATCATCGTTCTGGGATCAATTTACGGTGGTATCGCCAGCCCTACGGAAGCTGCCGCTGTTTCGGCGGTCTATGCGTTTATGGTAGCCGTCTGGGGGTATAGAGATATAGGTCCCTTAAAGGATTCACCCTGGCGAAAAAAAGGTGAAGGCGTGGGACAGATGCTTTTCAGGAATGGATATCGGATTGTATATGCAGTGCCTCAATGCTTTTTAGACAAGGAGGTTCGTAAGGTAGTTCTCGATGCCTCGAAGGTCAGCATTATGTTGCTGTTTATCATTGCCAACGCCATGCTCTTCGCTCATGTCTTGACGACGGAACGAATACCTCATACGATAGCAGCGCTCATTATTGAGATGGGCTTGTCACCTTGGATGTTCCTGGTTGTCGTCAATATTCTGCTTCTGATAGCAGGAAATTTTATGGAGCCCTCGGCTATTTTGCTGATAATGGCTCCGATTCTTTTTCCAATTGCCTTACAGCTTGGTATAGACCCTATTCATCTTGGCATTATCATGGTTGTCAACATGGAGATAGGTATGCTTACTCCTCCGGTTGGCCTCAACCTTTTCGTAACCTCCGGCATTACAGGAGAGAGTATGGGCTGGGTAATAAAAGCCGCATTGCCATGGCTGTGCGTCTTGCTCGTCTTTCTGATGTGCATCACCTATATTCCGCAGATTTCACTTTTCCTCCCGGAATTGATAGATAAGATTAAGGGGTACTAA
- a CDS encoding TRAP transporter small permease — protein sequence MLRILNHAEEAIISLLLLATTLLVFADVVMRFGFGTGFMWTQELTLLMSAWFVLFGASYGIKVGSHIGMDAFVRLFPPVGRRILTGIACLLALTYCGLILYGSFIYLKKMKQIGIFLEDMDVMAWQAHSILLIGFGLITFRLLIVLYDVATGKADGFKHSDEAKESMEIVSELKREGSK from the coding sequence ATGTTACGTATCCTGAATCATGCAGAGGAGGCGATAATTTCACTCCTTCTGCTGGCAACTACTCTGCTGGTATTTGCTGATGTCGTTATGCGTTTTGGTTTTGGGACCGGATTCATGTGGACGCAGGAGCTGACACTCCTTATGTCTGCCTGGTTCGTTCTGTTTGGCGCTTCTTATGGCATCAAGGTCGGCAGCCATATAGGTATGGATGCTTTTGTAAGACTCTTTCCTCCTGTCGGTCGAAGGATACTTACAGGAATAGCCTGTTTATTGGCGCTCACTTACTGCGGGCTGATACTGTACGGCAGTTTTATCTATTTGAAAAAAATGAAACAAATCGGTATCTTCCTCGAAGATATGGATGTAATGGCATGGCAGGCCCATTCCATTTTATTAATTGGTTTTGGTTTGATTACGTTTCGCCTGCTGATTGTTTTATACGATGTCGCCACCGGCAAAGCTGATGGCTTTAAGCATTCCGACGAGGCCAAGGAAAGTATGGAAATTGTGTCGGAACTTAAAAGGGAGGGGAGCAAATGA